In one window of Halomarina pelagica DNA:
- the purL gene encoding phosphoribosylformylglycinamidine synthase subunit PurL, producing MPLTPSDRELVVEELGRDPTPAEEALFENLWSEHCAYRSSRPLLSAFDSRGGQVVVGPGDDAAVVELAEDWYITLGIESHNHPSYVDPYDGAATGVGGIVRDTLSMGAYPIALTDSLYFGAFDREHSRYLFEGVVEGIADYGNSIGVPTVGGSVAFHPDYEGNPLVNVACVGLLRADRLVTARAQESGNALVLVGNATGRDGLGGASFASEDLSEDAETEDRPAVQVGDPYTEKLLIECNEALLDEGLVVAARDLGAAGLGGASSEMVAKGGLGARIDLDAVHQREPDMRPLEILLAESQERMCYEVRPDDVERVRELAGRFDLGCSVIGEVTEGNYVCTFADGGGDRETVVDVPAEYLADGAPTNDLDAVAPAPPERDLPDAPLREAFEAVVGSPNTASKRWVYRQYDHEVGARTVVRPGDDAAVLAVREVGAEPRAAEGASGPEARETGLAISAGADPNWTSADPYEGARAVALENATNLAAKGAHPLAAVDCLNGGNPEKPEVYGGFRAIVDGLADMCRDLSVPVVGGNVSLYNDSASGPIPPTPTLAMVGTRAGYDAPPASLAGEGALLVVGDGPLARGEARLGGSEYLARFGGSDRFPALPEAPADALSALADVADHPATLAVHDASHGGLAATLAEMVTEAAGATATVGDARALFDETPGRAVVETTDPEAVRERFDGVAPVTDLGEANSTGTLTLRVGGETLAYDAGEIAALRDVIARELE from the coding sequence ATGCCGCTCACCCCCTCGGACCGCGAACTCGTCGTCGAGGAACTCGGCCGCGACCCGACGCCGGCGGAGGAAGCGCTCTTCGAGAACCTCTGGAGCGAACACTGCGCGTACCGCTCCTCGCGTCCCCTGCTGTCGGCGTTCGACAGTCGGGGTGGACAGGTCGTCGTGGGGCCGGGCGACGACGCCGCCGTGGTCGAACTGGCGGAGGACTGGTATATCACGCTGGGCATCGAGAGCCACAACCACCCCTCCTACGTCGATCCCTACGACGGCGCGGCGACGGGCGTCGGCGGGATCGTCCGCGACACGCTCTCGATGGGGGCGTACCCGATCGCGCTCACCGACTCGCTCTACTTCGGCGCGTTCGACCGCGAGCACTCGCGGTACCTCTTCGAGGGCGTCGTGGAGGGGATCGCCGACTACGGCAACTCCATCGGCGTGCCCACCGTCGGCGGGAGCGTCGCCTTCCACCCCGACTACGAGGGGAACCCGCTGGTGAACGTCGCCTGCGTCGGCCTGCTGCGCGCCGACCGCCTCGTCACCGCCCGGGCGCAGGAATCGGGGAACGCGCTCGTGCTCGTCGGCAACGCGACCGGCCGCGACGGCCTCGGCGGGGCCTCCTTCGCCAGCGAGGACCTGAGCGAGGACGCGGAGACGGAGGACCGCCCGGCGGTGCAGGTGGGCGACCCCTACACGGAGAAGCTGCTGATCGAGTGTAACGAGGCGCTGCTCGACGAGGGGCTGGTCGTCGCCGCCCGCGACCTCGGCGCGGCCGGACTCGGCGGCGCGTCGAGCGAGATGGTCGCGAAGGGCGGCCTCGGCGCGCGCATCGACCTCGACGCGGTCCACCAGCGCGAGCCGGACATGCGCCCGCTCGAGATCCTCCTCGCGGAGTCCCAGGAGCGCATGTGCTACGAGGTGCGCCCGGACGACGTCGAGCGCGTCCGCGAACTCGCGGGGCGGTTCGACCTCGGCTGCTCGGTCATCGGCGAGGTGACCGAGGGTAACTACGTTTGTACGTTCGCCGACGGGGGAGGAGACCGCGAGACGGTCGTCGACGTGCCCGCCGAGTACCTGGCCGACGGCGCGCCGACGAACGACCTCGACGCCGTCGCGCCCGCGCCCCCCGAGCGCGACCTGCCCGACGCACCGTTGCGAGAGGCGTTCGAGGCGGTCGTCGGGAGCCCCAACACGGCGAGCAAGCGCTGGGTCTACCGCCAGTACGACCACGAGGTGGGCGCGCGGACGGTCGTCCGGCCGGGCGACGACGCGGCGGTGCTGGCCGTTCGTGAAGTGGGCGCGGAGCCACGCGCCGCGGAGGGGGCGAGCGGGCCGGAGGCCCGCGAGACGGGCCTCGCGATCTCGGCGGGCGCGGACCCCAACTGGACGAGCGCCGACCCCTACGAGGGGGCGCGCGCGGTCGCGCTGGAGAACGCGACGAACCTCGCGGCGAAGGGCGCGCACCCGCTCGCCGCCGTCGACTGCCTGAACGGCGGTAACCCGGAGAAGCCGGAGGTGTACGGCGGCTTCCGCGCGATCGTGGACGGACTCGCGGACATGTGTCGCGATCTCTCCGTCCCGGTCGTCGGCGGGAACGTCTCGCTGTACAACGACTCCGCCTCGGGGCCGATCCCGCCCACGCCGACGCTGGCGATGGTGGGGACGAGGGCGGGGTACGACGCGCCGCCCGCGTCGCTCGCCGGGGAGGGTGCCCTCCTCGTCGTCGGCGACGGGCCGCTGGCCCGCGGCGAGGCGCGCCTCGGCGGGTCGGAGTACCTCGCGCGGTTCGGCGGGAGCGACCGGTTCCCCGCGCTGCCCGAGGCCCCCGCGGACGCGCTCTCCGCGCTCGCCGACGTGGCGGACCACCCCGCGACGCTCGCGGTCCACGACGCGAGCCACGGCGGCCTCGCCGCGACGCTCGCGGAGATGGTGACGGAGGCGGCGGGCGCGACCGCGACCGTCGGGGACGCCCGGGCGCTGTTCGACGAGACGCCCGGGCGCGCGGTCGTGGAGACGACCGACCCCGAGGCGGTTCGCGAGCGCTTCGACGGCGTCGCCCCGGTGACGGACCTCGGCGAGGCGAACTCGACGGGAACGCTGACGCTCCGCGTCGGCGGCGAGACGCTCGCCTACGACGCGGGCGAGATCGCCGCGCTCCGGGACGTCATCGCCCGGGAACTGGAGTGA
- a CDS encoding alpha-1 4-glucan-protein synthase, with product MAPDTCVIVPTIREFECLRAYFENARRHGFDLDRLHVLLVTEDFCATDEMRAMLREEGVSGEVFDGTRREEWYARHGVEEYAGLIPAASHAETSFGLMYMWADERFDYGFFIDDDTLPHPDFDFFGTHFANLAYEGPIESVRSDERWVNVLYQNADEHGLYPRGYPYAAMGETVETGTTRVTNVVASQGLWTNVPDLDAVRILMDGDLRGQARTRTTADDFAGNFVAERGQYLTVCSMNLAFEREVVPAFYQLPMDDNEWNVGRFDDIWSGVFLKRATDLLDAEIVTGYPLCEHNKAPRSTFDDLNAEVPGLELNEHLWEIVDGVEPSAGSYAGAFAAMADALADGDWSAYENGAFLNHVGEYMRDWLDCLDRLAAARTAPVTADD from the coding sequence ATGGCTCCAGACACGTGCGTAATCGTCCCGACGATCCGCGAGTTCGAGTGCCTCCGGGCGTACTTCGAGAACGCGCGCCGGCACGGGTTCGACCTCGATCGACTGCACGTGCTGCTCGTCACCGAGGACTTCTGCGCGACCGACGAGATGCGCGCGATGCTCCGCGAGGAGGGCGTCTCCGGGGAGGTGTTCGACGGGACGCGCCGCGAGGAGTGGTACGCCCGCCACGGCGTCGAGGAGTACGCGGGCCTGATCCCGGCGGCGAGCCACGCCGAGACGAGCTTCGGCCTCATGTACATGTGGGCGGACGAGCGCTTTGACTACGGGTTCTTCATCGACGACGACACGCTGCCCCACCCCGACTTCGACTTCTTCGGGACGCACTTCGCGAACCTCGCGTACGAGGGGCCGATCGAGTCGGTCCGCTCCGACGAGCGGTGGGTGAACGTCCTCTACCAGAACGCCGACGAGCACGGGCTCTACCCCCGGGGGTACCCCTACGCCGCGATGGGCGAGACGGTCGAGACGGGGACGACGCGCGTGACGAACGTCGTCGCCTCGCAGGGGCTGTGGACGAACGTGCCCGACCTCGACGCCGTCCGCATCCTGATGGACGGCGACCTGCGGGGGCAGGCGCGGACGCGGACGACGGCCGACGACTTCGCCGGGAACTTCGTCGCCGAGCGCGGGCAGTACCTCACCGTCTGCTCGATGAACCTCGCGTTCGAGCGGGAGGTCGTCCCCGCCTTCTACCAGCTTCCGATGGACGACAACGAGTGGAACGTCGGCCGGTTCGACGACATCTGGAGCGGCGTGTTCCTCAAGCGCGCGACGGACCTCCTCGACGCCGAGATCGTCACCGGCTACCCGCTCTGCGAGCACAACAAGGCCCCGCGCTCCACGTTCGACGATCTCAACGCCGAGGTGCCGGGGCTGGAACTGAACGAACACCTCTGGGAGATCGTCGACGGCGTCGAGCCGTCGGCCGGCTCCTACGCCGGGGCGTTCGCCGCGATGGCAGACGCCCTCGCCGACGGCGACTGGTCCGCGTACGAAAACGGCGCGTTCCTCAACCACGTCGGCGAGTACATGCGCGACTGGCTCGACTGCCTCGACCGACTCGCGGCGGCCCGCACCGCCCCGGTCACCGCCGACGACTGA
- a CDS encoding iron ABC transporter substrate-binding protein, whose translation MTTEGSSGRVITRRRLLGAGAVAGVAGLAGCSGLFGGSNENGEKGSKPIGQIGSGRSPFGDREITGGTSMAEMPEMSGTLTVYSARGEVLVGELISFIEDLYPDLDVRVRYNSAAELVNQIETEGKNSPAEVFFTVDASSLGELKKDGFTTKLPTDVLDLVREEFRDPDGQWTGTSGRARTVPYNTEQFEKSAIPNDIMVFPEKRAFAGKIGWAPTYSSFQSFVTAMRVLEGDAATKKWLRGILDLGVREYSDEFRVAEAIADGEIAVGFANHYYIQRVLAGRGGDAPIATAFTKGDAGAMFNVAGACVLKTAADGTLAANFVRHLLSAEAQDYFARETFEYPLVPGVEPIGRLPTIDELNPPKGLDLTQLSDFEGTIRLMRDVGVL comes from the coding sequence ATGACGACGGAGGGTTCATCGGGACGAGTGATCACTCGTCGCCGGCTCCTCGGGGCGGGTGCGGTCGCGGGCGTCGCCGGGCTCGCCGGCTGTTCCGGGTTGTTCGGCGGATCGAACGAGAACGGAGAGAAGGGTTCGAAGCCGATCGGACAGATCGGGTCCGGGCGGTCGCCCTTCGGTGACCGCGAGATAACCGGCGGGACGTCGATGGCGGAGATGCCGGAGATGAGCGGGACGCTCACGGTCTACTCCGCCCGCGGCGAGGTGCTCGTCGGTGAGCTGATCTCGTTCATCGAGGACCTCTACCCCGACCTCGACGTTCGGGTGCGGTACAACTCGGCGGCGGAGCTGGTGAACCAGATCGAGACCGAGGGCAAGAACAGCCCCGCGGAGGTGTTCTTCACGGTCGACGCCAGTTCGCTCGGCGAACTGAAGAAGGACGGGTTCACGACGAAGCTCCCGACGGACGTCCTCGATCTCGTCCGCGAGGAGTTCCGCGACCCCGACGGGCAGTGGACGGGGACCTCGGGACGCGCGCGGACCGTGCCGTACAACACCGAGCAGTTCGAGAAGTCTGCCATCCCGAACGACATCATGGTCTTCCCGGAGAAACGGGCGTTCGCCGGGAAGATCGGGTGGGCACCGACGTACAGCTCGTTCCAGTCGTTCGTCACCGCGATGCGCGTGCTCGAGGGGGACGCGGCGACGAAGAAGTGGCTCCGGGGGATCCTGGACCTCGGCGTCCGCGAGTACAGCGACGAGTTCCGCGTCGCCGAGGCGATCGCCGACGGGGAGATCGCCGTCGGCTTCGCGAACCACTACTACATCCAGCGCGTGCTCGCCGGCCGCGGCGGCGACGCCCCCATCGCCACCGCGTTCACGAAGGGCGACGCGGGCGCGATGTTCAACGTCGCTGGAGCCTGCGTGCTGAAGACCGCCGCCGACGGGACGCTGGCTGCGAACTTCGTGCGCCACCTCCTCTCGGCCGAGGCGCAGGACTACTTCGCGCGGGAGACCTTCGAGTACCCGCTCGTCCCGGGGGTCGAGCCGATCGGACGGCTCCCCACGATCGACGAACTGAACCCGCCGAAGGGGCTGGACCTCACGCAGCTGTCGGACTTCGAGGGTACCATCCGCCTCATGCGCGACGTCGGCGTGCTGTGA
- a CDS encoding gluconate 2-dehydrogenase subunit 3 family protein, with the protein MELTRRDALAALAASGALVAGGASLTWDRLSRADGEHGEGESAAFDGEEVATLVAVATVLYPSAATGVPEFVETYVVGRIRDRPAYAAGVRDVLSTLDASAESWYGGRYATLDDGDRDGLLRELGVATAEPNPDGTDAERLRYYLVNELLYAFYASPTGGRLVGIENPQGYPGGLESYRRGPRS; encoded by the coding sequence ATGGAACTGACGCGACGCGACGCCCTGGCCGCGCTGGCGGCGAGCGGGGCGCTCGTCGCCGGCGGCGCGTCGCTGACCTGGGATCGGCTCAGTCGCGCTGACGGGGAACACGGGGAGGGCGAGTCGGCCGCGTTCGACGGGGAGGAGGTGGCGACGCTCGTCGCGGTCGCGACCGTCCTCTACCCGTCGGCGGCGACGGGCGTCCCGGAGTTCGTCGAGACCTACGTCGTCGGGCGGATTCGCGACCGGCCGGCGTACGCGGCGGGCGTCCGGGACGTCCTCTCGACGCTCGACGCGTCCGCCGAGTCGTGGTACGGCGGTCGGTACGCGACGCTCGACGACGGCGACCGGGACGGACTGCTCCGGGAACTCGGCGTCGCCACCGCGGAGCCGAACCCCGACGGGACGGACGCCGAGCGCCTGCGGTACTACCTGGTGAACGAACTGCTCTACGCGTTCTACGCGTCGCCGACGGGCGGGCGGCTGGTCGGCATCGAGAACCCGCAGGGGTATCCCGGCGGGCTCGAGAGCTATCGACGGGGGCCGAGGTCGTGA
- a CDS encoding DUF7846 domain-containing protein yields the protein MRRADRRIVRGVRAVVHRLGLDAPERFLAAALALATGAVVWYLATDLFAYHSVNDDEGVYLLQAAMLLDGQVFLYPGDLAGAVRPWFFVVDRGPGGAVRMYSKYAPVAPAVFALGRAVAGDYRVALAAVAAGNAALTYALASQAFDRRVGLVAVVALAGSPLFLLTSSVFLAYAPTTLFDLAFAVCYVRAARTGRLGYALAAGAAIGVAFFSRPYTALLFALPFVAHALAVLWRARRTGAFPSVLRRYAAIAVPGLAFVGVTLGYNALVTGDPLLFPYEAFAPNDGLGLGRREILGHEVNYTAGVALATTVAVVARLLGEWTAAGPVGTALAAVGLGLFALDLRGPPVRPSTSGMTDREVGLVLVGVFVSVIAGNFFFWGTYNGLLSGLFDLLGPYYHFDALVPLSAFAAAGAVRGLRALRRATADRLSPSAAHAVVLVVLLVGAPVVAAAERGALADPVAENRLRTENFEATYEPIERAEFDRALVFVPTPYGPWSAHPFQHLRNDPGFDGPVIYAQDRGPARDLATIDAVENRTLYRFTYRGGWTGAVTPVEPELRRLTVLRGERVEATTTVGAPEGMERAWVRVETASGYARYAVDDPGDAVTVRWTVGPEGARATNHPFVAGSGLASDGNGGAPAIRLPDGASEVDLVVTFADRAGGTLTYRQELTVEATDEGVRAVWPPETRVCALVTECGTEGTYVGPDGEYVDGVAVESDASATNASRAPSPRSPPRVPMDGKP from the coding sequence ATGCGCCGGGCCGACCGCCGGATCGTGCGGGGAGTCCGGGCCGTCGTGCACCGCCTCGGCCTCGACGCCCCGGAGCGGTTCCTCGCCGCGGCGCTCGCGCTCGCCACCGGTGCCGTCGTCTGGTACCTCGCGACCGACCTCTTCGCGTACCACAGCGTCAACGACGACGAGGGCGTCTACCTCCTGCAGGCCGCGATGCTCCTCGACGGGCAGGTGTTCCTCTATCCCGGCGACCTCGCGGGCGCGGTCCGACCCTGGTTCTTCGTCGTGGACCGGGGACCGGGCGGGGCGGTCCGGATGTACTCGAAGTACGCCCCCGTCGCGCCGGCCGTCTTCGCGCTCGGGAGGGCCGTCGCCGGCGACTACCGCGTCGCCCTCGCCGCCGTCGCCGCCGGCAACGCGGCGCTGACGTACGCGCTGGCGTCGCAGGCGTTCGACCGCAGGGTCGGCCTCGTCGCCGTCGTCGCGCTCGCGGGGTCGCCGCTCTTCCTCCTGACCTCCTCGGTGTTCCTCGCGTACGCGCCGACGACGCTCTTCGACCTGGCGTTCGCCGTCTGCTACGTCCGGGCGGCCCGGACGGGGCGGCTCGGCTACGCGCTCGCGGCGGGAGCGGCGATCGGCGTCGCGTTCTTCTCTCGACCGTACACCGCGCTGCTGTTCGCGCTCCCGTTCGTCGCCCACGCCCTCGCCGTGCTGTGGCGGGCGCGGCGAACCGGGGCGTTCCCGTCCGTGCTGCGTCGGTACGCCGCGATCGCCGTCCCCGGCCTCGCGTTCGTCGGGGTCACGCTCGGGTACAACGCCCTGGTGACCGGCGACCCGCTCCTCTTTCCCTACGAGGCGTTCGCCCCGAACGACGGGCTGGGACTGGGGCGGCGGGAGATCCTCGGCCACGAGGTGAACTACACGGCCGGGGTCGCGCTCGCGACGACGGTCGCGGTCGTCGCCCGCCTGCTCGGCGAGTGGACGGCCGCCGGTCCCGTCGGGACGGCGCTCGCGGCGGTCGGCCTCGGACTGTTCGCCCTGGATCTCCGCGGGCCGCCGGTCCGCCCCTCGACGAGCGGCATGACCGACCGCGAGGTCGGCCTCGTCCTCGTCGGGGTGTTCGTCTCCGTGATCGCCGGCAATTTCTTCTTCTGGGGGACGTACAACGGCCTCCTGAGCGGGCTGTTCGACCTGCTGGGTCCGTACTACCACTTCGACGCCCTCGTCCCGCTGTCGGCGTTCGCCGCGGCGGGCGCGGTCCGCGGCCTGCGGGCCCTCCGACGGGCGACGGCCGATCGACTCTCGCCGTCCGCGGCGCACGCGGTCGTGCTCGTCGTCCTGCTCGTCGGCGCGCCCGTCGTCGCCGCGGCGGAGCGGGGGGCGCTCGCCGACCCCGTGGCCGAGAACCGGCTCCGAACCGAGAATTTCGAGGCGACGTACGAGCCGATCGAGCGCGCCGAGTTCGACCGCGCGCTCGTGTTCGTCCCCACGCCGTACGGACCCTGGAGCGCCCACCCGTTCCAGCACCTCCGCAACGACCCCGGGTTCGACGGACCGGTGATATACGCCCAGGACCGCGGCCCGGCGCGCGACCTGGCGACGATCGACGCCGTCGAGAACCGCACGCTCTACCGGTTCACCTACCGCGGGGGGTGGACGGGCGCGGTGACGCCCGTCGAACCGGAACTCCGTCGGCTGACGGTGCTCCGCGGGGAGCGCGTCGAGGCGACGACGACCGTCGGCGCGCCCGAGGGGATGGAACGCGCGTGGGTCCGCGTCGAGACGGCGTCGGGCTACGCCCGCTACGCGGTGGACGACCCGGGCGACGCGGTGACCGTCCGGTGGACCGTCGGACCGGAGGGGGCGCGGGCGACGAACCATCCCTTCGTCGCCGGGAGCGGCCTCGCGTCGGACGGAAACGGGGGGGCACCGGCGATCCGTCTCCCCGACGGCGCGAGCGAGGTCGATCTGGTCGTGACGTTCGCCGACCGCGCGGGGGGGACGCTCACCTACCGTCAGGAACTCACCGTCGAGGCCACGGACGAGGGCGTCCGCGCCGTCTGGCCGCCGGAGACGCGGGTCTGCGCGCTGGTCACCGAGTGCGGGACCGAGGGGACGTACGTCGGACCCGACGGGGAGTACGTGGACGGCGTGGCCGTCGAGAGCGACGCCAGCGCGACGAACGCGTCCCGCGCTCCGAGCCCTCGGAGCCCGCCGCGCGTGCCGATGGATGGCAAGCCATAA
- a CDS encoding ABC transporter permease, which yields MTAGGPTTDERGATGDRGTGGRGTAGGRGATGAARRRDRPPLAPTAASAAVAALVLLPLLWLVRTALAGGPAEAVALLTRPETVRVFLNSAALVAAVTGASILVGVPLAYLTVRTDLPLRRLFTVAVSLPLVVPSYIGAFAFVSAFGPKGAFQRLLEPLGVESLPTIYGFAGATLVLTLYTYPYVYITTRAALTSLDTRLVDAARTLEHSRWEAFRRVTVPQIRPAVAAGSLLVALYTLSDFGTPAIMRFDAFTRVIYVEFTTFGRDLAALLSLLLVAVTLLILALESRVRGSGPLYTGGGHHHDTVPLGRWTAPAVLFCAAVPALALVVPLAILGVWFVNASGAGGTALAFRAAYVFNSVGVSGAAALAATAAALPVAYLAAWYRSPLTASFERATYVGYAVPGVVLGLALVYLGTSYATPIYQTLYLLVFAYVVRFLPQAVGSLRASFLRVDPALPEAARTLGRTSAGAFRAVTLPLVAPGLLGGAALVFLTTMKELPATLLLAPTGFDTLVTRIWSAYGQGYFGYAVVPALILLGVSALSMLVIISQEGYDVR from the coding sequence ATGACGGCGGGGGGACCGACGACCGACGAGCGGGGCGCGACCGGCGATCGGGGAACCGGGGGGCGAGGAACCGCGGGCGGACGAGGCGCGACCGGGGCGGCCCGCCGGCGCGACCGACCGCCCCTCGCGCCGACGGCCGCGAGCGCCGCCGTCGCCGCCCTCGTGCTGCTGCCGCTGCTCTGGCTCGTCCGGACGGCGCTCGCGGGCGGTCCGGCGGAGGCCGTCGCGCTGCTCACGCGGCCGGAGACCGTCCGCGTGTTCCTCAACAGCGCGGCGCTCGTCGCGGCCGTCACCGGCGCGTCGATCCTCGTCGGCGTCCCGCTCGCGTACCTGACGGTCCGCACCGATCTCCCGCTGCGCCGGCTGTTTACGGTCGCCGTCTCGCTACCGCTCGTCGTCCCGAGCTACATCGGTGCGTTCGCCTTCGTCTCGGCGTTCGGCCCGAAGGGGGCGTTCCAGCGGCTCCTCGAACCGCTCGGCGTCGAGTCGCTCCCGACCATCTACGGCTTCGCCGGCGCGACGCTCGTGCTCACGCTGTACACCTACCCGTACGTCTACATCACGACGCGCGCCGCGCTCACGTCGCTCGACACGCGCCTCGTCGACGCGGCGCGGACGCTCGAGCACTCGCGGTGGGAGGCGTTCAGGCGCGTGACCGTCCCGCAGATCCGCCCGGCGGTCGCCGCGGGAAGCCTGCTCGTCGCGCTGTACACGCTCTCTGACTTCGGGACCCCCGCGATCATGCGCTTCGACGCGTTCACGCGCGTCATCTACGTCGAGTTCACCACCTTCGGCCGCGACCTGGCGGCGCTCCTGTCGCTGCTGCTGGTGGCGGTCACGCTGCTGATCCTCGCGCTCGAATCGCGCGTCCGGGGGAGCGGACCGCTCTACACCGGGGGCGGCCACCACCACGACACGGTCCCGCTCGGCAGGTGGACCGCCCCGGCGGTGCTGTTCTGCGCGGCCGTCCCGGCGCTGGCGCTCGTCGTGCCGCTCGCCATCCTCGGCGTCTGGTTCGTCAACGCGAGCGGCGCGGGGGGGACCGCGCTCGCGTTCAGGGCGGCGTACGTGTTCAACTCCGTCGGCGTCTCGGGGGCGGCGGCGCTCGCCGCGACCGCGGCGGCGCTCCCCGTCGCCTACCTGGCGGCGTGGTACCGATCGCCGCTGACGGCGTCGTTCGAGCGGGCCACCTACGTCGGCTACGCGGTCCCCGGGGTCGTCCTCGGCCTCGCGCTGGTCTACCTCGGCACCTCCTACGCGACGCCGATCTACCAGACGCTGTACCTCCTGGTGTTCGCCTACGTGGTCCGCTTCCTGCCCCAGGCGGTCGGCTCGCTGCGGGCGTCGTTCCTCCGGGTGGACCCCGCGCTGCCGGAGGCGGCGCGGACGCTCGGGCGGACCTCGGCCGGCGCGTTCCGCGCGGTGACGCTCCCGCTCGTCGCGCCGGGACTGCTCGGGGGTGCGGCGCTCGTGTTCCTGACCACGATGAAGGAACTCCCGGCGACGCTGCTGCTCGCGCCCACGGGGTTCGACACGCTCGTGACGCGGATCTGGTCGGCCTACGGCCAGGGGTACTTCGGCTACGCCGTCGTCCCCGCGCTCATCCTGCTCGGGGTCTCCGCGCTGTCGATGCTCGTGATCATATCGCAAGAGGGGTACGATGTCAGATAG
- a CDS encoding ABC transporter ATP-binding protein, with amino-acid sequence MSDSTTRTVNRTDAPNDAAVEAVLELAGVSKRFGSESVIRDLSLSVREGEILTLLGPSGCGKTTTLRLIAGLDRPDEGEIRLNGAVVSGPDAFVPPEDRGIGVVFQEFALFPHLTARENVAFGLKGWDRADRERRVDELLDLVGLGPQGESYPSELSGGQRQRVALARSIAPEPAILLLDEPFSNLDVDLRVEMREEVRQIVKRAGVTAVSVTHDQEEAMSISDRVAVVNDGRIEQIGRPDRVFQHPESRFVAGFLGHASFLSGRVGADAVETGVGPVARERIHGLAAEYEGSTIEVLVRPDDVRADETAPEANGRVVSRRYLGPTVLYEVELDTGERVGCMHNHDDRIDLDERVAVVLEADHELSWFPRGADVAGTAGD; translated from the coding sequence ATGTCAGATAGTACGACGCGAACCGTGAACCGGACGGACGCACCGAACGACGCCGCGGTCGAGGCGGTGCTCGAACTCGCCGGCGTGTCGAAGCGCTTCGGGTCGGAGTCGGTCATCCGCGACCTCTCGCTGTCGGTGCGCGAGGGCGAGATCCTGACGCTGCTCGGCCCCTCGGGGTGCGGCAAGACGACGACGCTCCGGCTGATCGCGGGGCTCGACCGCCCGGACGAGGGGGAGATCCGGCTGAACGGCGCGGTCGTCTCGGGACCGGACGCGTTCGTCCCGCCCGAGGATCGCGGGATCGGCGTCGTCTTCCAGGAGTTCGCCCTCTTCCCGCACCTGACGGCCCGCGAGAACGTCGCCTTCGGACTGAAGGGGTGGGACCGCGCCGACCGCGAGCGGCGGGTGGACGAACTGCTCGACCTCGTGGGGCTCGGGCCGCAGGGCGAGAGCTACCCGAGCGAACTCTCCGGCGGCCAGCGACAGCGGGTCGCGCTCGCCCGCTCGATCGCCCCGGAGCCGGCGATCCTCCTCCTCGACGAGCCGTTCTCGAACCTCGACGTGGACCTCCGGGTCGAGATGCGCGAGGAGGTCCGGCAGATCGTAAAGCGCGCCGGGGTGACTGCCGTCTCGGTCACGCACGACCAGGAGGAGGCGATGTCGATCAGCGATCGGGTCGCCGTCGTCAACGACGGGCGGATCGAGCAGATCGGCCGCCCGGATCGGGTGTTCCAGCACCCCGAGTCGCGGTTCGTCGCGGGCTTCCTCGGGCACGCGAGCTTCCTCTCCGGGCGCGTCGGCGCGGACGCGGTCGAGACGGGCGTCGGCCCCGTCGCCCGCGAGCGCATCCACGGCCTCGCCGCCGAGTACGAGGGATCGACGATCGAGGTCCTCGTCCGCCCCGACGACGTGCGGGCGGACGAGACAGCGCCGGAGGCGAACGGACGGGTCGTCTCCCGCCGGTACCTCGGGCCGACGGTGCTGTACGAGGTCGAACTCGACACCGGCGAGCGCGTCGGCTGCATGCACAACCACGACGACCGGATCGACCTCGACGAGCGGGTGGCGGTGGTGCTCGAGGCGGACCACGAGCTGTCGTGGTTCCCCCGGGGGGCCGACGTCGCCGGGACCGCGGGCGACTGA